The Neodiprion lecontei isolate iyNeoLeco1 chromosome 6, iyNeoLeco1.1, whole genome shotgun sequence sequence TCAACTGTTATCGTCGAAGTTATTATTCTTTCGAGATTTGTTTCTGGCGGTTTCAATTCCAGCTTCCGTTGCACTGATATGCTTTCTCACGACAACTATAATCCTGGTTTCTCGGGTGATTAGCGGATATACGAAACAAAACATTCGGACCAGTATAACCGTAGTATCACTGTACCGTTTCAACAGAAACGCCATTCATGTACGAATTACAGAACCGAACGTTCTCCGCATCAGAATTTTTACCGAAGACAGGTAGCTACGAACGATAATTGCGGTCCCTGTTCCTATTATAATACAAAACATCGCTTCAAGCTTGACTTTCGATCCATTTTCGTGCATGCCAATGAcggaaaatttcaacaaaaccgcatttttttatttttactaaaCGATTGGCAGAAAAGATCGACTTTCCAAAGTAAATTAACGTCGGGATGAAACACCATTGATCACAATTCGCTcgattatattaatataccAGCAGCTGACATTAATTTCCCTCACGACAAACGCCGGCAGTGACACTGTTACCcatgaatttttctcaaatttccatGCTAATTCTATACAACGGAAATTACTGTAAAACATAGTTACAAGATAATGTATAATGCACGTTCATAGCAGCTGAGGTTTAGCAGAATGATGGAGTAACGTATACCTAGGCgagtacatatatacacgtacgcacgtaaataaataaatgcacCAGggacataattattttttttcacctcatcGCACTGAGTGAGCTTATATTCCCGGCGGGCGACCTTCCGGTTTAAAAATCTCGCGTGAtgcgatgatgacgatgataagaacaacaacaacaacagcaacaataacaataataataacagtaatgagaatattattactaaaaaGCGTGTCTCATTCCCTTGAGAATGTAAAGGCAATATGCATAACGCAGCAACATTCTTCTGCACTAAGAAAAATTACCTGACAGACATGCAAGGGTGTGttctgtatattatataattatagtgaaaTGCTAGACAAGCGTGTCCTGcattttgaaataaacaagGTGCTTAATTAGCGAATTATCATCCATTTGGTAATCACGTACTCTGCAACTCGGCCGGACGGACTTGAATCACGTTTGTTCCATGCGGTTATAAACTGAGTTTAGCCGAATGGCTGCAGTGCAGGCAGAGCTTTCATCGCAATCGGGATTTACGGCGTATCGTATCCGAGACTTTATAATATCTGGTGGCAGAAAATACAATTATTCACTTCAAGATGGGCGTATTTAATATCATTAAGGTTTTTAcaatcacattttttatttcaaattaactTGATGAGATgaggtgaaattgaaaaaaaaaaaaaaaaaaaattacaccacAGGCCGCAGCTGCGCGACGATTTTTATATCGTGTCAAAGTTTTCGTTTCCATTCTATTCTTTGAAAATGACTCGAAAAGGCAAGGAATTAACAGAGatggaaatatttattttccgccGATTCCTTTTGCAGGCAAATCAACTACAATTAAATTAAGTTTCAAATCGGTTTGCTTACACAGGAGGCACGCAAAAAGGTGGAAAAGGAAGTGACGCGACGCAGATAGTTACCTGCAGGTTTGCGGCGAGCAGGTTACCCTGGAATGTATGATAATCGGGATCGCCTTGGCGAATTTCGGGACCCGATAAATTATAAAGCTCCTGGTTGGCGTGACAGGCAGGCATAAACGACTCGTTCCTCTTCGCTTTAACTTTCTCTAAGCTGAGCCTAATGATTTCCCAAGTCGACGATGCGGGCTGCTCACTACTAATTGACACGCGAAACCAAGAACTTGAAAAGATCGACACAAATCGTGATCAGCGCCGTTCGCCGATCGCCGAGCTGCAAGTAGAAAAGGTCGCGTTCGGTCAGCCACACCGAATAAAGTTTGATCTAGTCTTCCCTGCaattctgaaatttattttcccctGAACTTCTAGTTTTTTTGCGGAACAGCCTTTCCGTCTAAGTACGATCCATTAATTTAAACAAGAATGATGAAATGCTCATTATTCATCTGCAAAATGGTCGGTGATTGTAAAttttgtgttaaaaaaaaaaaataaaaaaataaaagaaacgcGTTTTATCGAAAGGTTTGCATTTCTGCCagaatttaatttcagaacTTTGAGATTATCTTTGATTTACACTGCGATTTTTGACTTTGGAAACTCGGACTTTAATTTTCACCGGAATGTCGGCGTAAACTTACAACTTCGCAAAACCTCgtcgaattatttattctaagTGACATTGAGCACGGGCGTTTTTCGCTGcgaaaaaatctattttcaaGCTCTCGACGACTATTACAGCGAAAAATATCGTACAATAGTGCCAATTCGAGTTTGGAGCGAAATCTGAAAAGGTTATAGAAAAATTGTACACCCACAGACGTTGGCGGTGAAACCGCAGCTTTGAAGACGTGTCAATTGAAGTAAGTAaagcgaaaaatgaaaatgaaattcaggGCACCATCGTGATTATCGTCGGATCGTATAATACACGAGCGTTTTACTATACCTCGTACCTTATGCGACCTTATCCTTTCTCCCGACGTATTACGCAGGTCtggtgtataataatttgagcTCACGCTAGCCGTTTCACGAAGTTGCAAATATGAAACAGCATAACGAGACTGGGACATATAATTGTTTTAGGCTCACGGTTTATGCGGTGGCCGGTATTTTTATACCCGTCGTGATTCATAGTCGCTAATTAATTGCCCGACGActgtgtaataattaattgatgcCGCGAAAGCGAGCGTCCGATTAGACTTCCGTTGCCagaaatcgaaaattgaatACAGATTTTCATTCGACGAGTGTGATTTCTTCCAGGTATAGCGACTGAATTATTTAACCGTAGCTTGAAAGAAAATGGGAACGCGTTTCTTAAACGTGGCACTTGAATAATGATTTCGCCATTAGGAATAATAAAAGCGGGCTTTTCCCGCATCGGAAGTAAAACATTTCCCGCTCTAATCACACGTTTATGAATTTTGTAGGAACTTGAGGGGCTGACTCTATGCGTCCCGTCTATCAAAGTCAAACTATGTctcgaataataattataacaataagAAAGGTAAGCGCTGTGCCGAACTAGCGTGGCTAGACTCGCCATGAATCAGGTAATTCCATACTTCCACGACCAAATGTACTATTTATGTGGGTCAAGAGGGTTTCAAACCGAGCGTGTCTCCCTGGCGTTAAAAAAACACGACTTACCCAATCGCGCTGCAACCGACCCCCCCGTTAATTCTTTCTCAGACAtttgttgaaaactttttccaagATTTAATCGATCTGATATGAGCAATAAAACGgggtcagcttttatttcCAAGTTCCCATACATTGCACCTAAATTGGAACAGGGTCAAGCCTACTCTGCAGTGAACTgggagataaattttttaaacgaataatgatgaataattcttttaataaccgtttgaaaaatttgtctaATTCCTAGCTGTGCAAATATTTCTAAACTCGAGTTTCAGGGATTCATATGTGCAGACTTTTGTTGATTTCTTAAACTTGTCCAATTTCCAGCTTCTTAGACACTCGAAACGCGTGACATTCAAAatcaatgacattttttttcagttggAAAATCACGCCTCTGCAAGCTCGAGTCCGATTGTGCGGCGATCCAGAACACAAGTTGCCTTTCGGATCAGCGGGATGGACACACTCGCTGTCTTTGCGCTGATTATTCAGCCCCGATCAACGGCGCCTGTACCAACGTGTTAAAGCGTAAGATTTACCCTCTTGAAGCATAGAAATTGCAGTGAAAACGTGCCGAAATAATCCTGAAAATCTCAgtgttgtaaaaattgaattttcagcTGGAGTTTATCGATCAGCGATATCCACGCGGGTCTGTACATCGTACCAAAGTATTAAatgatttttgcaaaatttgattCGTGAATTCGGATTTAGATTCTAAAACTGTTGACAGATAAGTTGAAACTTTGACGTTTACTACTTAACGTCGTAAAGTTGAACTATTCTTCACAGTTTCAACGCGAATTAAAAGATTTCACCTATATAATGTATTTGTAGAACTCGGGCCGCGGATGTGCGAAATGCAATCGCATAAACGGCGATATATTGCAGTGCCAATAATTATTGAACGATTATACAATCTCTCGTGCCGAATGAGTTATAAATTTGCCACTAGCACGCGCCCCAATTGTTCCTGGGAATAAATGTATTATTACACccacatataatatataacacACCATTTTCGGTGTGTATAATAACAACTCGAGTAAAGTTATTCGCGTGCTTATGCCTAATTAATTCGTGTCCCTATTGATTGTAGGcaggatagaaaaaaatacacgtttcattagccgtttttttcctccaacTAAATCGAGAAATTTAAGGATAAAAAACTATTTTCCTAGTGGCAAGAACCCCGTGCAACGAGGACTCGGAGTGCATCAAGGGCGCTCACTGCTCCCAAGGAAACAGCACGATGCCGGAAAAACGTTGTCTCTGCAAGCTCGGCTACGTTGAAAACGCCCAGCGTTTGTGCAGCGGTAAAGATTAATTAGATCGTTGTTTGTCGTACAATTGATTATTGCCGGAGGTGGTAATAATTTTGCTCAAATAAAGTTCCCTCACTTTTCCCATGAAAATAATTCCGGATTCCCTGACGTTTTCTCACCAAACTTAAGTAATGTCAGGCAGCTTTTATGTACGAAAGCTCCGGATGTTGTCCACCTTGAACGTATAAATTTCTATCTAAAAACACACAGTATTGCTTCGTTTCACACGTATAATTAGAAACTGAAGAAATACCATTTCCGAACGTTAGCTCAACTGAATATACGAAGCATATCTAAAGTTTGAAAgcagtttataaaaaaaaaggacgtTTTTACCTATGGCCCATAataattccctgactttttcCGGGATAAATTAGTCTCGCAAGGTTTTCGGTATTATTGTTTTTGAAGTTGAACGttgtttctttaattattgtgaattAAGAGACGCCAACGAATTTTGCTTCCATCCATTTCCTTCCAATCTTTCGACAAAATTTACCGACACcattttttatggaaaattgcAGGTAGTTCACCGATCCTGCGAATTTCCCTCGCAACGATCCTAGCTGCGGTTACTCTTTCGGGGAAATACATTTTCCTGTAATTAACCGCAGCAGAGTCATTAACGGCGAGTCTACGCGGATTCTCTATCGACGAGTGTGCCCTGAAGAAAACTGCGTCGTACGGGTGAAAAATATCGGAGACATTAAACCACGGTCAGTCAAAAATAACCGGCAACACGCAATAAGGAATTTACTCTCAATCAGTGTTCCTTACATGTAAAATTTATACTGAACCGATTTCAGCAAACACGTATAATACCGGGATTATTTATATCTGCGGTAGTTCGAATTAGGTGCTAGTACCAAATAACGGTCGTCATTGATTTCGTTatgggtaaaaaatatttatcaattgaAACGTAAAAGTAATTCAGCTCGATATTTTTGACTAACGGTGGCAGAGTTTTGGCGATTTATTATACAACTGTATGTATTTAATCATCATTTTGTACTCGGCTATCATTTAccttacatacatatacctatattgtaGATATAATtcaatgattatatatatatataataacgtggcacagacttgaaattttttgaaaatattctattcATCGCATATATTCCGCGAATATATcctatacatgtatgtaataGTGCCTATTCCGTAGACACCTTGAAATTGATCTATGAACGCCAATGCATGGAGATTGATGACTCGTGTCGTAATTTGGTGACAGTTATTGTAACACTTACGCGGTCTTTACCAAATGTCCGACAGATAAGTATCGAAAGATTAATCATCATTTGTCCTTTGTGATTTACAGACATGCGTACATACAATTTGCTTCTATATTAAATATCACACACGTATATTTATCTGTACGTTCGATCTAAACTTCTGCGAGTATGATTAGCGTTAATCTTCGGTATACAATCAAATTATGCAACAACAAATTACGATAATGAATCTGCTCAATTTATAGGAACGctttgaaacttttctttaaaaatttcagtgaATTACCCCGGCTTCtcaattatattttctaaTCAAAATGATCTTGGACGATGTTGTATAACTCGACGGACAAGCCATTCTAATCAACGATTCTAAGCAAATGCAGATTGTACAAGCGAGTGACAAAAATAAGTATACTTCAAAGAATAACTAATTGTACGTAAGGAAGAGAGAAACGAACAAACTAATACGTGATTGtagagaataataaaaaaaaaagaaaaaagaaaaaatgcaaGCGTGCCTTtccgtttgaaatttaaatcgtTCCATTAATGATGTGAAATTTAAACGCGTGcctataatatataaataatcacGCGGTTTTAAAGCCTAATCtttgattatattataattgcgAGCAATGAATATTTACCAAGATAATTATACTGTAATTGCAACTGACTATTCTGCCGCATATACGCCAAGAATGCCTTATATATTGagtattgtatgaaaaaaattggctgcACTAGTCTAATACAAAGACCTACTTATACTTTACAAATATTCtaaaatatacctataatctaaaatatacatgaataCATTATACCGGCATATTGCATGTATACTTACTGTACGATACCCATAAGTTGATAGCGTATTTTGTAAAGTTTGTATGTGTAACAATTATATTATAGTACAGAGTGTGTATACGTACATCCTACGCATCACGACAAATACGCACTATATAACGATTTCTTAATTTGTTATACATATCGTTTTAAGATTGATTCATGTTTTGCGCACAATTAAaagctgaataaaaataataccttAAATAAGAATTTCAATGGGTTTTCAATTGCTGATAGAATCTTGTCAAGAACATTGTGAGAAATAGATCCTTTATACAAAACTTTATAGATTCGTTTATACAAAACAGATTTGTGGTTGATAAGTCAGATCAGAACATGCGTTGGATAGAAAAAGAACAATTCTTAAATTACATAATCTATGAGGTGTAAATATTTCACTGTATACTTTTCTATTCCCAGGACCTTATTAACAGTTATGAAAACGTAGCAATTTTTCTCTACAATAAATTCGGTCACCTTTTTCTAAATACTAAAGAACTGATCAAGTTTCCGGTTTGTCCAGCAAATCGGAACGATGGTGTAGGAATGCTGTGAAGTAGTTCGAAATCTGGAACAATCAAAAGTAGAAACATTAGAAAACACGTTTACGAGTTTTATGTTGCGATTCTTGCACCGCGTGTAACGCTTACAGATCTTGAAATGGTTAATTAGCTCATCTTCGGTCCAGTTGCACGAAGTGATGATTAAAATACCCTGAGGATCGAGCATTTCCTTGACATTCTTTATATACTTCTCCCTCTTCTCCTTAGGATTATCGGGATTCAAACTAACTGCGTCATAAGTTCCCTTATCGTGAGCAACTCTGAAGGTCGATCCAAGATCCGCTATGTCATTCTCCAGGATGTCAAAGGTCTGCAGCGTTATGTGTGAACGGCTTTTATCTCTCAGGACTTGGGAAGCCAGGTCAATTGCGTTCTGCGAGTAATCGACTCCCGTCAAGTTGGTGAACCCCTCGTCGTGCAGCTCGACCAGCATCATCCCGTTGCCGCAGCCGAGGTCGATTATCCTGTCTGTGCTCGCGACTAGCTCAGGCTTGGTACTTAGCCACCTGGAGAAAATTGCAAA is a genomic window containing:
- the LOC107227063 gene encoding uncharacterized protein LOC107227063 — protein: MRDTTGIQIFIILPILGLIMTPTISALTTFGKTNPQNQNQNPPPQPTPVGKSRLCKLESDCAAIQNTSCLSDQRDGHTRCLCADYSAPINGACTNVLKLARTPCNEDSECIKGAHCSQGNSTMPEKRCLCKLGYVENAQRLCSGSSPILRISLATILAAVTLSGKYIFL
- the LOC107227062 gene encoding EEF1A lysine methyltransferase 2, producing the protein MAEDEQELDSSELGTQDYWDKTYSLEINNFKHHGDVGEVWFGEDSALRIVRWLSTKPELVASTDRIIDLGCGNGMMLVELHDEGFTNLTGVDYSQNAIDLASQVLRDKSRSHITLQTFDILENDIADLGSTFRVAHDKGTYDAVSLNPDNPKEKREKYIKNVKEMLDPQGILIITSCNWTEDELINHFKIYFELLHSIPTPSFRFAGQTGNLISSLVFRKR